A section of the Humulus lupulus chromosome 2, drHumLupu1.1, whole genome shotgun sequence genome encodes:
- the LOC133819374 gene encoding uncharacterized protein LOC133819374, translating into MAMEPNVNNFVLESQLIMCNNSQRGRFDFEDQKGGCSYISLILIACKFGWKAEGYWWKGDLSCCGGHLIIHKRPISEKPFHEEIKSVMQENEHGKDSWYLGLCVKDEWTACRSRKTFI; encoded by the exons ATGGCGATGGAGCCGAATGTCAACAATTTTGTTCTGGAATCTCAGCTTATTATGTGCAACAACAGTCAAAGGGGTCGCTTTGATTTTGAAGACCAAAAGGGTGGCTGCTCCTATATATCTCTGATTCTGATT GCTTGTAAGTTTGGCTGGAAAGCAGAAGGGTATTGGTGGAAAGGAGATTTGTCATGTTGTGGTGGACACTTGATTATACACAAGAGGCCCATATCAGAAAAGCCATTCCATGAAGAAATTAAAAG tgtaatgcaggaaaatgaacatggaaagGATTCTTGGTaccttggcttgtgtgttaaggatgaatggactgcgtgtcgatcgaggaagacatttatttag
- the LOC133819373 gene encoding proline-rich receptor-like protein kinase PERK3 isoform X1 encodes MSKQTTTTIVGGAAGAIAFIVVVIGLVWFCKFHWQKFTNKNSDTGSSDPSALVEWNRRGESSSGVEHLSPFGPVGARQFTMEELEQATKHFNESNLIGYGSFGTVYKGFLHDGSVVAIKRRAGSHRQEFAVEAASFSEIRHRNLVTPLGYCQESGSQMLVFEYLPNGSVCNHLYDTGKDPPTRLEFKQRLSIALGAAKGLCHLHSLRPPMVHKSFKTANVLVDENFIAKVADAGVAKLLEKIEEAGPSRLSSVNVFQDPEIGTTSEAASQMSDVYSFGVFLLELVTGQEALRNDILGSNESLVQWVESRLSINNFVDHRLAGSFTLEAMRDLIKLTLHCMSFPGKRRPKMERVVAELERIQEKEMALTTVMGEGTTTTITLGSQLFS; translated from the exons ATGTCAAAGCAAACTACAACAACCATAGTTGGAGGTGCTGCAGGGGCAATAGCATTCATAGTAGTGGTCATAGGACTTGTTTGGTTCTGCAAGTTTCACTGGCAAAAGTTTACAAACAAGAACTCAGACACAGGTTCATCAGATCCATCTGCACTGG TGGAATGGAATAGAAGGGGAGAGAGCTCATCAGGTGTGGAGCATCTGTCTCCATTTGGACCAGTTGGAGCAAGGCAGTTCACAATGGAGGAGTTGGAACAAGCTACAAAACACTTCAATGAAAGCAACCTCATTGGTTATGGAAGTTTTGGCACTGTGTATAAAGGTTTTCTCCATGATGGGTCTGTTGTGGCTATCAAAAGGCGTGCAGGTTCGCATAGACAAGAATTTGCTGTCGAG GCAGCTTCATTTTCAGAGATTCGTCATCGAAATTTAGTTACTCCACTCGGCTACTGCCAGGAAAGTGGATCCCAGATGTTGGTTTTTGAATATTTGCCAAATGGCAGTGTGTGTAATCACTTGTATG ATACTGGAAAAGATCCACCAACTAGACTAGAATTCAAGCAAAGACTATCCATTGCTCTAGGAGCAGCTAAAG GTTTATGCCACTTGCATAGCCTAAGGCCTCCAATGGTGCATAAGAGCTTCAAGACAGCCAATGTTCTAGTTGATGAGAATTTCATTGCCAAGGTTGCAGATGCAGGAGTGGCAAAGCTGCTTGAAAAGATCGAAGAAGCAGGTCCATCCCGCTTGTCTAGTGTCAATGTTTTCCAAGATCCAGA GATAGGAACAACATCTGAGGCTGCATCTCAAATGAGTGACGTGTACAGCTTTGGAGTGTTTCTTCTGGAGCTTGTGACTGGACAAGAGGCCTTGCGCAATGACATATTAGGATCCAATGAAAGCTTAGTTCAATGG GTGGAATCAAGATTGAGTATAAATAATTTTGTGGACCACCGTCTGGCCGGAAGCTTCACACTAGAGGCAATGAGGGATTTGATCAAGTTGACTCTACACTGTATGAGTTTTCCAGGAAAAAGGCGGCCAAAGATGGAAAGAGTTGTGGCTGAACTAGAAAGAATTCAAGAGAAAGAGATGGCACTAACAACAGTCATGGGGGAAGGCACTACCACAACAATCACACTAGGAAGTCAACTATTTAGTTGA
- the LOC133819373 gene encoding proline-rich receptor-like protein kinase PERK3 isoform X2: MEELEQATKHFNESNLIGYGSFGTVYKGFLHDGSVVAIKRRAGSHRQEFAVEAASFSEIRHRNLVTPLGYCQESGSQMLVFEYLPNGSVCNHLYDTGKDPPTRLEFKQRLSIALGAAKGLCHLHSLRPPMVHKSFKTANVLVDENFIAKVADAGVAKLLEKIEEAGPSRLSSVNVFQDPEIGTTSEAASQMSDVYSFGVFLLELVTGQEALRNDILGSNESLVQWVESRLSINNFVDHRLAGSFTLEAMRDLIKLTLHCMSFPGKRRPKMERVVAELERIQEKEMALTTVMGEGTTTTITLGSQLFS; the protein is encoded by the exons ATGGAGGAGTTGGAACAAGCTACAAAACACTTCAATGAAAGCAACCTCATTGGTTATGGAAGTTTTGGCACTGTGTATAAAGGTTTTCTCCATGATGGGTCTGTTGTGGCTATCAAAAGGCGTGCAGGTTCGCATAGACAAGAATTTGCTGTCGAG GCAGCTTCATTTTCAGAGATTCGTCATCGAAATTTAGTTACTCCACTCGGCTACTGCCAGGAAAGTGGATCCCAGATGTTGGTTTTTGAATATTTGCCAAATGGCAGTGTGTGTAATCACTTGTATG ATACTGGAAAAGATCCACCAACTAGACTAGAATTCAAGCAAAGACTATCCATTGCTCTAGGAGCAGCTAAAG GTTTATGCCACTTGCATAGCCTAAGGCCTCCAATGGTGCATAAGAGCTTCAAGACAGCCAATGTTCTAGTTGATGAGAATTTCATTGCCAAGGTTGCAGATGCAGGAGTGGCAAAGCTGCTTGAAAAGATCGAAGAAGCAGGTCCATCCCGCTTGTCTAGTGTCAATGTTTTCCAAGATCCAGA GATAGGAACAACATCTGAGGCTGCATCTCAAATGAGTGACGTGTACAGCTTTGGAGTGTTTCTTCTGGAGCTTGTGACTGGACAAGAGGCCTTGCGCAATGACATATTAGGATCCAATGAAAGCTTAGTTCAATGG GTGGAATCAAGATTGAGTATAAATAATTTTGTGGACCACCGTCTGGCCGGAAGCTTCACACTAGAGGCAATGAGGGATTTGATCAAGTTGACTCTACACTGTATGAGTTTTCCAGGAAAAAGGCGGCCAAAGATGGAAAGAGTTGTGGCTGAACTAGAAAGAATTCAAGAGAAAGAGATGGCACTAACAACAGTCATGGGGGAAGGCACTACCACAACAATCACACTAGGAAGTCAACTATTTAGTTGA